A window of candidate division KSB1 bacterium contains these coding sequences:
- the bamD gene encoding outer membrane protein assembly factor BamD, which yields MKIRKVGIILIIFMIGLFSCSKYNIKDGTPLDKRMEIAMKMFENGDYFEAKTQFRIITLSHSGNQNADKAQFYLAECHYNMKEYILAANEYERLTKVFPASEYVDDAKFKLGMSYYQLSPHYGLDQTYTEKSIEHFQEFLEDYHTSDLVEKVERNLLDARSKLAHKVYSSGRIYRKMGRYRAANIYFNKVLEEYYDSKWAPRALYWIGECNRRMHKPKQAIEAFAEFKQKYSHHEWIGRTNDALRELRKELEN from the coding sequence ATGAAAATACGCAAAGTTGGCATCATTTTGATAATCTTCATGATTGGGCTGTTTTCCTGTTCAAAATATAATATCAAAGACGGAACACCGCTGGACAAGCGCATGGAAATTGCCATGAAAATGTTTGAAAATGGTGATTATTTTGAAGCCAAAACCCAGTTCCGTATTATTACATTGAGTCATAGCGGCAACCAAAATGCAGACAAGGCTCAGTTCTACCTCGCCGAGTGTCATTATAATATGAAAGAATATATATTGGCGGCCAACGAGTATGAACGTTTGACCAAAGTTTTCCCCGCATCGGAATATGTGGATGATGCCAAGTTTAAACTGGGGATGAGCTATTATCAATTGTCGCCTCATTACGGTCTGGATCAGACTTATACAGAAAAGTCTATTGAGCATTTTCAGGAGTTTCTGGAAGATTATCATACCAGTGATCTTGTAGAAAAGGTGGAACGTAATTTGTTAGACGCCAGAAGCAAACTGGCGCATAAGGTTTATTCCTCAGGGCGGATATACCGTAAAATGGGACGCTATCGCGCCGCCAATATCTATTTTAATAAAGTGCTGGAAGAGTATTACGATTCGAAATGGGCGCCGCGGGCATTGTACTGGATCGGGGAATGCAACCGGCGCATGCACAAACCCAAACAGGCGATAGAGGCCTTTGCCGAATTCAAGCAAAAATACAGCCATCATGAGTGGATTGGGCGCACCAATGATGCACTCAGAGAATTGCGGAAAGAACTGGAAAACTAA